In Hoeflea ulvae, one genomic interval encodes:
- the dnaE gene encoding DNA polymerase III subunit alpha has protein sequence MARESKSAKVLANLAAGTQQARERDSNTEGRSSGSWPGFVHLRVHSAYSLLEGALPIKTLIKRAVSDDQPALAITDTNNLFGALEFSVKAMEAGIQPLIGCQLDIDMEDGQGSERRSHREHLQKSPSIVLYAATPAGYERLVAIVSQAYLGDDSGGERAHISLSWLQQDAGGLIALTGAAGGPVDQALREGHPDQARSRLESLKAVFGDRVYVELQRQRGYDRAHEARMIALAYDCEIPLVATNEAFFPTPEDFEAHDALMAVACNAVMSDDRRPRLSVDNCLKSRSEMTQLFADIPEALANTIEIARRCSAIVELRAPILPRFTGGGEDDPVAALAAEAAELRRQSIDGLERRLARIGLAEGYSEADYRERLQVELDIIENMKFPGYFLIVADFIKWAKDQGIPVGPGRGSGAGSLVAYALTITDVDPLRFSLLFERFLNPARVSMPDFDIDFCQDRREEVIRYVQKKYGREQVGQIITFGSLQARAALRDVGRVLEMPYGLVDRICKLVPNNPAAPTPLHKAIEEEPRFAEEVEKEPAVGRLLDIAQKLEGLYRHASTHAAGIVIGDRPLSQLVPMYRDPRSDMPVTQFNMKWVEQAGLVKFDFLGLKTLTVLKTVVGFIAKRNITIDLEALPLDDTPTYEMLSRGETVGVFQVESAGMRKALIGMRPDRIEDIIALVALYRPGPMENIPVYNARKHGEEELASIHPKIDGLLAETQGVIVYQEQVMQIAQVLAGYSLGEADLLRRAMGKKIQAEMDKQRARFVDGAVERGVSKPQANLIFDLLAKFANYGFNKSHAAAYGIVSYQTAYLKAHYPVEFLAASMTLDMSNTDKLNDFRQDARRLGIEVVPPSVQTSFRHFETGDNRIYYALAAIKGVGDAAVEHIVEVRGDEPFASLEDFCTRIDPRQVNRRVLESLIAAGAFDCFGKERASLSSGLDRVLGFAQRAQENRISGQSDMFGIGGGGATEAETIQLPAVMPWLPADKLHREYQALGFYLSAHPLDSYNDLLAKMRVQTWADFSLAVKAGATAGRLAGTVTSKQERKTRTGNKMGIIAFSDSSGQYEAVLFSEGLALYRDLLEPGKSIVITVTAEERPEGIGLRIQTADSLEDRAARGQSALRVYMRDARPLNSVSTHLTSRGDGQVSFVMIKDDGRREIEVTLSDRYRITPQIASALKAAPGVLDVELV, from the coding sequence ATGGCGCGGGAAAGCAAGTCAGCCAAGGTGCTGGCCAATCTGGCTGCGGGCACACAGCAGGCCCGCGAGCGCGACAGCAACACCGAGGGCCGCAGTTCCGGATCCTGGCCGGGTTTTGTGCATCTGCGCGTCCATTCGGCCTATTCGCTGCTTGAGGGCGCGCTGCCGATCAAGACCCTGATCAAGCGTGCGGTCTCCGATGACCAGCCGGCGCTGGCAATCACCGACACCAACAATCTGTTCGGCGCCCTGGAATTTTCGGTCAAGGCCATGGAAGCAGGCATTCAGCCATTGATCGGCTGCCAGCTCGACATCGACATGGAAGACGGCCAGGGCTCGGAGCGCCGCTCTCACCGCGAGCATTTGCAGAAATCGCCCTCGATCGTGCTCTATGCCGCCACTCCGGCGGGCTATGAACGTCTGGTCGCCATTGTCAGCCAGGCCTATCTCGGCGACGACAGCGGCGGCGAGCGGGCCCATATCTCGCTGTCCTGGCTGCAGCAGGACGCCGGCGGCCTGATTGCTCTGACCGGTGCGGCCGGTGGTCCGGTGGATCAGGCACTGCGCGAAGGCCACCCCGACCAGGCCAGGAGCCGTCTTGAAAGCCTAAAGGCCGTGTTCGGCGACCGGGTCTATGTCGAGCTGCAGCGCCAGCGTGGCTATGACCGGGCTCATGAGGCCAGGATGATCGCGCTCGCCTATGACTGCGAAATTCCGCTGGTGGCGACAAATGAAGCCTTCTTTCCCACGCCCGAGGATTTCGAAGCCCATGATGCCTTGATGGCGGTGGCCTGCAATGCGGTGATGTCGGATGACCGGCGGCCGCGGCTCAGCGTCGACAATTGCCTCAAATCCCGCTCCGAGATGACGCAACTGTTTGCCGATATTCCCGAAGCCCTGGCCAACACAATCGAAATTGCCCGGCGCTGCAGCGCCATCGTCGAGCTGCGGGCACCGATCCTGCCGCGCTTTACCGGCGGCGGCGAGGACGACCCCGTCGCGGCGCTGGCCGCGGAAGCCGCGGAATTGCGGCGGCAGTCGATTGACGGGCTCGAGCGCCGATTGGCGCGCATCGGTCTCGCCGAGGGCTATTCGGAGGCGGACTACCGCGAGCGCCTGCAGGTCGAGCTCGACATCATCGAGAACATGAAGTTTCCCGGCTACTTCCTGATCGTGGCCGACTTCATCAAATGGGCCAAGGACCAGGGCATTCCCGTCGGACCCGGCCGTGGTTCGGGCGCAGGTTCGCTGGTCGCCTATGCGCTGACCATCACCGATGTCGATCCCCTGCGCTTCTCCCTGCTGTTCGAGCGCTTCCTCAACCCGGCCCGCGTGTCGATGCCCGACTTCGACATCGACTTCTGCCAGGATCGCCGCGAAGAGGTGATCCGCTATGTGCAGAAGAAATACGGCCGCGAGCAGGTGGGTCAGATCATCACCTTCGGAAGCCTGCAGGCGCGCGCAGCACTGCGCGACGTCGGCCGTGTGCTCGAGATGCCCTATGGTCTGGTCGACCGGATCTGCAAGCTGGTGCCCAACAACCCCGCCGCCCCGACGCCATTGCACAAGGCCATCGAGGAAGAGCCGCGCTTTGCCGAGGAAGTGGAAAAGGAACCTGCCGTCGGCCGCCTGCTCGACATAGCCCAGAAGCTCGAGGGACTTTACCGGCACGCTTCCACCCATGCGGCGGGCATCGTCATCGGCGACCGTCCGCTGTCGCAGCTGGTGCCGATGTATCGCGATCCGCGCTCGGACATGCCGGTCACCCAGTTCAACATGAAATGGGTCGAGCAGGCAGGCCTGGTCAAGTTCGACTTTCTGGGGTTGAAGACGCTGACGGTGCTCAAGACCGTTGTCGGCTTCATCGCCAAGCGCAACATCACCATCGATCTCGAAGCCCTGCCGCTTGACGACACCCCCACCTACGAGATGCTGTCGCGCGGCGAGACTGTCGGCGTGTTCCAGGTGGAATCGGCCGGCATGCGCAAGGCGCTGATCGGCATGCGTCCCGACCGGATCGAGGACATCATTGCGCTCGTGGCGCTCTATCGCCCGGGCCCGATGGAAAACATCCCGGTCTACAATGCGCGCAAGCATGGCGAGGAGGAGCTGGCCTCCATCCATCCCAAGATCGACGGGCTGCTGGCTGAAACCCAGGGCGTGATCGTCTACCAGGAACAGGTGATGCAGATCGCCCAGGTCCTGGCCGGCTACTCGCTCGGCGAAGCCGACCTTCTGCGCCGCGCCATGGGCAAGAAGATCCAGGCGGAAATGGACAAGCAGCGCGCCCGCTTCGTCGACGGCGCCGTCGAGCGCGGCGTGTCCAAGCCGCAGGCCAACCTGATCTTCGACCTTCTCGCCAAGTTCGCCAATTACGGCTTCAACAAGTCGCACGCAGCAGCCTATGGCATCGTCTCCTACCAGACGGCCTATCTCAAGGCGCATTATCCGGTCGAGTTTCTCGCCGCATCAATGACGCTCGACATGTCCAACACCGACAAGCTCAACGATTTCCGCCAAGACGCCAGGCGGCTGGGCATCGAAGTCGTGCCGCCCTCGGTGCAGACAAGCTTCCGGCATTTCGAAACCGGCGACAACCGGATCTATTATGCGCTGGCCGCGATCAAGGGCGTCGGCGATGCCGCCGTCGAGCATATTGTCGAGGTCCGGGGCGACGAGCCCTTTGCCTCGCTCGAGGATTTCTGCACGCGCATCGATCCGCGCCAGGTCAATCGCCGGGTGCTGGAAAGCCTGATTGCCGCGGGTGCGTTTGATTGCTTCGGCAAGGAGCGCGCCTCGCTCAGCAGCGGTCTCGACCGGGTGCTGGGCTTTGCCCAGCGCGCCCAGGAAAACCGGATTAGCGGCCAGAGCGACATGTTCGGCATTGGCGGCGGTGGCGCGACAGAGGCCGAAACCATTCAGCTGCCCGCCGTCATGCCCTGGCTGCCGGCCGACAAGCTGCACCGCGAATACCAGGCGCTGGGCTTCTACCTCTCGGCGCATCCGCTTGATTCCTATAATGATCTGCTCGCCAAGATGCGGGTGCAGACCTGGGCGGATTTCTCGCTCGCGGTCAAGGCCGGCGCCACCGCCGGCAGGCTTGCCGGCACCGTGACCAGCAAGCAGGAGCGCAAGACCCGTACCGGCAACAAGATGGGCATCATCGCCTTTTCCGACAGTTCCGGACAATATGAGGCCGTGCTGTTTTCCGAAGGCCTGGCGCTCTACCGGGACCTGCTCGAACCGGGCAAGTCGATCGTCATCACCGTCACCGCCGAGGAGCGGCCGGAAGGCATAGGGCTGAGGATCCAGACCGCCGATTCGCTGGAAGACCGGGCGGCGCGCGGCCAGTCTGCACTGCGGGTCTATATGCGCGATGCGCGACCGCTCAATTCGGTGTCGACGCATCTGACCTCGCGTGGCGATGGCCAGGTGTCCTTTGTCATGATCAAGGATGACGGCCGCCGCGAGATCGAGGTGACGCTCTCGGACCGCTACAGGATCACGCCCCAGATCGCCTCGGCGCTGAAGGCGGCGCCCGGCGTGCTGGATGTCGAACTGGTCTAA
- a CDS encoding DNA polymerase IV, translated as MSAASTLPGFCRDCLTPARAEARRCHACGSPRIIRHAEIDTLTLAHVDCDAFYATVEKRDNPELADKPVIIGGGKRGVVSTCCYIARIHGVRSAMPMFKALDACPDAVVIKPDMEKYVRVGRQVRQLMEELTPLVQPISIDEAFLDLAGTERLHKDTPARTLARFAARVEAEIGISLSVGLSYCKFLAKVASDLDKPRGFSVIGKQEAIAFLKPRPVTMIWGVGKAFAATLERDGIRTIGQLQTMDETALMRSYGVMGKRLYHLARGEDERTVHLNEGAKSVSAETTFNSDLSEVKDLVPVLRRLSEKVSARLKASTIAGQTVVLKLKTSDFKSRTRNFKLEDPTMLADRIFRTGLHLLERELGQDRFRLIGIGVTDLTDAARADPPDLVDPAAARRAVAESAIDKVRQKFGRDIVETGYTFGTSRKTRQAEED; from the coding sequence ATGTCCGCAGCCTCTACCCTTCCCGGCTTTTGCCGTGACTGCCTGACCCCCGCCCGTGCGGAGGCGAGGCGCTGTCATGCCTGCGGCAGCCCGCGGATCATCCGTCATGCCGAGATCGACACGCTGACGCTGGCCCATGTCGATTGCGATGCGTTTTACGCGACGGTGGAAAAGCGCGACAATCCGGAACTTGCCGACAAGCCGGTGATCATCGGCGGCGGCAAGCGCGGCGTTGTCTCGACCTGCTGCTACATCGCCCGCATCCACGGGGTGCGCTCGGCCATGCCGATGTTCAAGGCGCTCGACGCCTGCCCTGACGCGGTGGTGATCAAGCCCGACATGGAGAAGTATGTCCGGGTCGGACGCCAGGTGCGGCAATTGATGGAAGAGCTGACACCGCTGGTGCAGCCGATCTCGATCGACGAGGCGTTTCTTGACCTTGCCGGCACCGAGCGCCTGCACAAGGACACCCCTGCCCGCACGCTGGCGCGCTTTGCGGCGCGGGTGGAAGCCGAAATCGGCATCAGCCTCTCGGTCGGGCTGTCCTACTGCAAGTTCCTCGCCAAGGTGGCGTCCGATCTCGACAAGCCGCGCGGATTCTCGGTGATCGGCAAGCAGGAGGCGATCGCCTTTCTCAAGCCGCGCCCAGTGACAATGATCTGGGGCGTCGGCAAGGCCTTTGCGGCGACGCTGGAGCGCGACGGCATCCGCACCATCGGCCAGTTGCAGACAATGGACGAAACAGCGCTGATGCGCAGCTATGGCGTCATGGGCAAGCGTCTGTACCATCTGGCGCGCGGCGAGGACGAGCGCACCGTCCATCTCAATGAGGGCGCCAAGAGCGTCTCGGCCGAAACCACCTTCAATTCCGACCTGTCCGAGGTCAAGGACTTGGTGCCGGTGCTCCGCCGGCTTTCGGAGAAGGTGTCGGCCCGGCTCAAGGCCTCCACCATCGCCGGCCAGACCGTGGTGCTCAAGCTCAAGACCTCGGACTTCAAGAGCCGGACGCGCAATTTCAAGCTTGAGGACCCGACCATGCTGGCCGACCGGATTTTTCGCACCGGCCTGCATCTGCTGGAACGCGAGCTTGGCCAGGACCGGTTCCGGCTGATTGGCATCGGCGTCACCGATCTCACCGATGCCGCCCGCGCCGATCCACCCGACCTGGTCGATCCGGCAGCAGCACGGCGGGCCGTGGCGGAAAGCGCCATCGACAAGGTGCGCCAGAAATTCGGCCGCGATATAGTTGAAACGGGCTACACCTTCGGGACGTCGCGAAAAACTAGGCAGGCGGAGGAGGATTAG
- a CDS encoding GNAT family N-acetyltransferase encodes MSLTIHPLTAPFWPDLESLFGPQGACYGCWCSYFRLAPKQRDALGRDDKKQLLKDAASDSVPPGLIAFDSGVPVGWVQVTPRAHVPRWNTARTVSRPLDGDDPSDPGLWAISCLFVQSKRRGQGLSHALVAAAVAHARDNGARLVEACPIEHAKQSRSVGLFIGSVSVFAGAGFKTVAERKSGRPLMRKALA; translated from the coding sequence ATGAGCCTGACCATTCATCCCCTCACGGCTCCGTTCTGGCCGGACCTGGAAAGCCTCTTCGGGCCTCAGGGTGCCTGCTATGGCTGCTGGTGCAGCTATTTCCGGCTGGCACCGAAACAGCGCGATGCGCTGGGCCGGGACGACAAGAAACAGCTGCTCAAGGACGCCGCGAGCGATTCCGTGCCGCCCGGGCTGATCGCGTTTGACAGCGGCGTGCCGGTGGGCTGGGTTCAGGTAACGCCACGCGCCCATGTGCCCCGCTGGAACACTGCGCGCACCGTGTCGCGGCCGCTCGATGGCGATGATCCGTCCGATCCGGGGCTGTGGGCGATCTCGTGCCTGTTCGTGCAGTCGAAGCGGCGCGGGCAGGGGCTGAGCCACGCCCTCGTCGCGGCGGCCGTGGCGCATGCGCGTGACAATGGCGCCCGTCTGGTCGAGGCCTGTCCGATCGAACACGCCAAGCAGTCAAGGTCGGTGGGTCTGTTCATCGGGTCTGTGTCGGTCTTCGCCGGGGCCGGCTTCAAGACCGTGGCCGAGCGCAAGAGCGGCCGGCCGCTGATGCGCAAGGCGCTGGCGTGA
- a CDS encoding DUF3572 domain-containing protein translates to MADAEDTAIAVLVWLAGEPELMGRFLALTGLEAGNMRDAAQEPGFLAGVLGFLMSHEPTLMDFCAATDTRPETVTRAFHALGGATETG, encoded by the coding sequence ATGGCAGATGCGGAAGACACGGCGATTGCCGTGCTGGTTTGGCTCGCGGGCGAACCTGAACTGATGGGCCGCTTCCTGGCCCTGACCGGACTGGAAGCCGGCAATATGCGCGATGCGGCGCAGGAGCCAGGCTTTCTGGCCGGCGTGCTCGGCTTCCTGATGAGCCATGAACCGACGCTGATGGACTTTTGCGCCGCCACCGATACGCGGCCCGAAACCGTGACCCGCGCCTTCCATGCGCTTGGCGGGGCGACGGAGACCGGATGA
- a CDS encoding response regulator, which translates to MTKQVMIVEDNELNMKLFRDLIEASGYKTIQTRNGMEAMDLARQHRPDLILMDIQLPEVSGLEVTKWLKQDDDLHMIPVIAVTAFAMKGDEERIRQGGCEAYISKPISVPKFIETIKTYLGDA; encoded by the coding sequence ATGACAAAGCAGGTGATGATTGTTGAGGACAATGAACTCAACATGAAACTCTTCCGGGACCTGATCGAAGCGTCAGGTTACAAGACGATCCAGACCCGCAACGGCATGGAAGCGATGGACCTTGCCCGCCAGCACCGTCCGGATCTCATCCTGATGGACATCCAGCTTCCGGAAGTCTCCGGTCTGGAAGTCACCAAATGGCTCAAGCAGGATGACGACCTGCACATGATTCCGGTCATTGCCGTCACCGCATTCGCGATGAAGGGCGATGAGGAGCGCATCCGCCAGGGCGGGTGTGAAGCCTATATTTCAAAACCGATTTCGGTTCCCAAATTCATTGAAACCATCAAGACCTATCTTGGCGATGCTTGA
- a CDS encoding PleD family two-component system response regulator — MTARILVVDDIPANVKLLEARLLAEYFEVLTAADGMTALSICDQTPVDLILLDIMMPGIDGFEVCERLKTNPRTAHIPVVMVTALDQPADRVRGLKAGADDFLTKPVNDLQLMTRVKSLIRFKALSDELRLRAETARNMGLEALLAPHQGTLEEPGLVLLVEGRANAQDRMARALRGVAEITAIGDPQAALFEAAEKPYELVIVSTALEDYDPLRLCSQMRSLERTRFIPMLVVAEQGEDQLVIRALELGVNDYLLRPLDPNELVARSITQIRRKRYSDCLRASLSQSVEFAVTDALTGLNNRRHLDTHLATLVERSNRRDRPLSVLITDIDHFKAINDTHGHEGGDDVLREFARRVRGAVRGADLACRYGGEEFVVVMPDTTPEIAAQVAERLRDAIAAAPFKISATGRVAPLTTSVGIATLEKGGEGADSLMRRADKALYQAKNNGRNRVVSQAA, encoded by the coding sequence ATGACCGCACGCATTCTGGTCGTCGATGACATTCCGGCAAATGTGAAGCTGCTCGAAGCCCGGCTCCTGGCCGAGTATTTCGAGGTGCTGACGGCTGCCGACGGAATGACCGCGCTGTCGATCTGCGACCAGACCCCGGTCGACCTGATCCTGCTCGACATCATGATGCCTGGAATCGACGGATTTGAAGTCTGCGAGCGCCTCAAGACCAATCCCCGCACGGCCCATATTCCCGTTGTCATGGTCACGGCACTCGATCAGCCCGCCGACCGGGTGCGCGGTCTCAAGGCCGGCGCCGATGATTTTCTGACCAAGCCGGTCAACGATCTGCAGCTGATGACCAGGGTCAAAAGTCTCATCCGCTTCAAGGCCTTGAGCGATGAACTTCGCCTGCGTGCGGAAACCGCGCGCAACATGGGTCTGGAAGCCCTGCTTGCACCGCACCAGGGCACGCTGGAGGAGCCTGGCCTGGTGTTGCTGGTCGAGGGGCGCGCCAATGCACAGGACCGCATGGCCAGGGCGCTCAGGGGCGTGGCCGAGATCACCGCGATCGGGGATCCCCAGGCGGCGCTGTTTGAAGCGGCTGAAAAACCCTATGAGCTGGTGATCGTCTCCACGGCGCTCGAAGACTATGATCCGCTGCGGCTGTGCTCGCAGATGCGCTCGCTGGAGCGCACCCGCTTCATTCCGATGCTGGTGGTGGCCGAGCAGGGCGAGGACCAACTGGTGATCCGGGCGCTCGAGCTTGGCGTCAATGACTATCTGCTGCGGCCGCTCGATCCCAACGAGCTGGTGGCGCGCAGCATCACCCAGATCCGCCGCAAGCGCTATTCCGACTGTCTGCGGGCCAGCCTGTCGCAGTCGGTCGAATTTGCCGTCACCGACGCGCTGACCGGCCTCAACAACCGCCGCCATCTCGACACCCATCTGGCGACACTGGTCGAGCGCTCCAACCGGCGTGACCGGCCGCTTTCGGTACTGATCACCGACATCGACCATTTCAAGGCCATCAACGACACCCATGGTCATGAGGGTGGCGATGACGTGCTGCGTGAATTTGCCCGCCGGGTGCGTGGCGCCGTGCGCGGTGCCGATCTCGCCTGCCGCTATGGCGGCGAGGAATTCGTGGTGGTGATGCCCGACACGACGCCGGAGATCGCCGCCCAGGTGGCGGAGCGCCTGCGCGATGCCATAGCGGCTGCGCCGTTCAAGATCTCGGCCACCGGCCGCGTTGCCCCGCTGACCACCTCCGTCGGCATCGCCACGCTGGAAAAGGGCGGCGAGGGCGCTGATTCGCTGATGCGGCGCGCCGACAAGGCGCTGTACCAGGCCAAGAACAACGGCCGCAATCGCGTCGTCAGCCAGGCGGCCTGA
- the rpmG gene encoding 50S ribosomal protein L33 has protein sequence MAKATTIKIKLLSTADTGFFYVTKKNSRTFTDKMTKTKYDPVAKKHVEFKEAKIK, from the coding sequence ATGGCCAAGGCGACCACCATCAAGATCAAGCTCCTGTCGACAGCCGACACAGGGTTTTTCTACGTAACCAAGAAAAACAGCCGTACTTTCACCGACAAGATGACCAAGACAAAGTACGACCCTGTCGCCAAGAAGCACGTTGAATTCAAGGAAGCCAAGATCAAGTAA
- a CDS encoding MFS transporter has protein sequence MRKPPAIREEIHWPALFAAISAITAVGIAIGLGLPLLSIILEKRGVSSSMIGLNSAMAGVAAIVAAPLTTVIARRFTVVTTMVLAIVAAAVSALGFYYAEALWMWFPLRVIFHGAITILFVLSEFWINTAAPPSRRGLVLGIYATVLSLGFAAGPLIFSIIGSEGILPFLIGSGVILLAAVPILMARKENPPIGEAPNYSFMRYVFLVPTATAAVFIFGAVESGGLALFPVYANRTGFTESQGALLLMMMGLGNVLFQIPVGLIADKIGDRRRLLSLFAIIGLIGSLALPYLIHDWLLSAVILLFWGGSVAGLYTVGLAHLGDKLHGSDLASANAAFVFCYALGMLVGPQTIGVAMDVAGDHGFAWALAFFFALYVALTLFRILLGPKRA, from the coding sequence ATCCGCAAGCCCCCCGCGATACGCGAGGAGATCCATTGGCCGGCATTGTTTGCAGCCATTTCCGCCATCACCGCAGTCGGCATCGCCATCGGGCTCGGCCTGCCGCTGCTGTCGATCATTTTGGAAAAACGCGGCGTATCATCCTCGATGATCGGCCTGAATTCGGCCATGGCCGGCGTCGCGGCCATCGTGGCGGCGCCGCTGACCACCGTGATTGCCCGGCGGTTCACCGTGGTGACCACGATGGTGCTGGCAATCGTCGCCGCCGCCGTGAGCGCCCTGGGCTTCTACTATGCCGAAGCGCTGTGGATGTGGTTTCCGCTGCGGGTGATCTTTCACGGCGCCATCACCATCCTGTTCGTGCTGTCGGAGTTCTGGATCAACACGGCCGCACCGCCATCCAGGCGCGGGCTGGTTCTGGGCATCTACGCCACCGTGCTGTCGCTCGGCTTTGCAGCCGGGCCGCTGATCTTCTCGATCATCGGGTCGGAAGGCATCCTGCCGTTCCTGATCGGCTCCGGCGTCATCCTGCTGGCGGCGGTCCCGATCCTGATGGCGCGCAAGGAGAACCCGCCGATCGGCGAGGCTCCGAATTATTCCTTCATGCGCTATGTCTTTCTGGTGCCGACGGCGACGGCTGCGGTGTTCATCTTCGGCGCGGTTGAATCGGGCGGACTGGCGCTGTTTCCGGTCTATGCCAACCGCACCGGCTTCACCGAATCACAGGGCGCGCTGCTGTTGATGATGATGGGACTGGGCAATGTGCTGTTCCAGATCCCGGTCGGCCTGATTGCCGACAAGATCGGCGACCGACGGCGGCTGCTGTCGCTTTTTGCCATCATCGGGCTGATTGGCTCGCTGGCCCTGCCCTACCTCATCCATGACTGGCTCCTGTCGGCAGTTATCCTGTTGTTCTGGGGCGGCAGTGTCGCCGGACTTTACACCGTCGGGCTGGCCCATCTGGGCGACAAGCTGCATGGTTCGGACCTCGCATCTGCCAATGCGGCCTTTGTGTTTTGCTATGCGCTGGGCATGCTGGTCGGCCCGCAGACCATCGGCGTGGCGATGGATGTTGCCGGCGATCACGGTTTTGCCTGGGCGCTGGCGTTCTTTTTCGCACTTTATGTAGCCCTGACGCTGTTTCGTATCCTGCTCGGACCGAAACGGGCTTGA
- a CDS encoding NUDIX hydrolase, protein MNGSAASNIDLLTEDHLARISDQRHPPRVPRDAASLVLLDRSSDVPRALLGKRGKRHAFMPDLYVFPGGRRDPGDNKTPLAQPLREEVADKLMQRTAARFHRYAARGLAVAAAREMQEEAHLSLTPPEYGGALRPDVSHFRYLARAITPPGQSRRFDTRFFACFCDELGIDPTRIRDSDELHDLSWIPVNAHDSHPLPRITKVILSDLVQALDEDSTLLFGRSVPFYYFRNGRFVREMI, encoded by the coding sequence ATGAATGGCAGCGCTGCTTCCAATATCGATCTTCTGACCGAGGATCATCTGGCCAGGATCAGCGATCAGCGTCATCCGCCGCGCGTCCCGCGGGATGCGGCTTCGCTCGTCCTGCTGGACAGAAGCAGCGATGTGCCGCGCGCGCTACTGGGAAAGCGCGGCAAGCGTCATGCCTTCATGCCCGATCTTTATGTCTTTCCCGGCGGCAGGCGCGATCCCGGCGACAACAAGACCCCGCTGGCCCAGCCCTTGCGCGAGGAAGTTGCCGACAAGCTGATGCAGCGCACCGCCGCCCGGTTCCATCGCTACGCCGCGCGCGGGCTGGCCGTGGCAGCTGCGCGTGAAATGCAGGAGGAAGCCCATCTTTCGCTGACGCCGCCCGAATATGGCGGCGCCCTGCGTCCCGATGTGTCGCATTTCCGTTACCTCGCCCGCGCCATCACGCCGCCTGGACAGTCGCGGCGATTCGACACGCGCTTCTTTGCCTGTTTCTGCGACGAACTGGGGATCGATCCGACCCGGATTCGCGACAGCGACGAACTGCATGATCTGTCATGGATTCCCGTCAATGCCCATGACAGCCATCCGCTGCCGCGGATCACCAAGGTGATTCTCTCGGATCTTGTCCAGGCGCTCGACGAAGACTCGACCTTGCTTTTCGGCCGGTCTGTGCCGTTTTACTATTTTCGCAACGGACGCTTTGTTCGAGAAATGATTTAA
- a CDS encoding DUF983 domain-containing protein — protein sequence MLELGGNNTPNPAQAEPRSTWSAIKRGLLGRCPHCGEGKLFRAYLKPVDACAACGEEMSHHRADDFPAYLAIFVVGHIVVAGFMATDTWLVLESWQHLLIWIPITILLTLVLLQPLKGGVIGLQWALRMHGFSGEAEEPMLAEPAHEDAR from the coding sequence ATGCTCGAACTTGGCGGCAACAACACCCCGAACCCGGCACAGGCCGAACCACGCAGCACCTGGAGCGCGATCAAGCGCGGCCTGCTCGGCCGCTGCCCCCATTGCGGCGAAGGCAAGCTGTTCAGGGCCTACCTCAAGCCGGTCGATGCCTGCGCTGCCTGCGGCGAGGAAATGAGCCACCATCGGGCCGATGACTTTCCCGCCTATCTGGCGATCTTCGTTGTCGGCCACATCGTTGTCGCCGGCTTCATGGCGACCGATACATGGCTGGTGCTTGAAAGCTGGCAGCATCTGCTGATCTGGATCCCCATCACCATTCTGCTCACACTGGTGCTGCTGCAGCCGCTCAAGGGCGGCGTGATCGGACTGCAATGGGCCTTGCGCATGCATGGCTTCAGCGGCGAAGCGGAAGAACCCATGCTCGCCGAGCCTGCTCACGAGGATGCGCGATGA